In Mesorhizobium sp. 113-3-3, a genomic segment contains:
- a CDS encoding YcgN family cysteine cluster protein — METPFWKTKTLEQMSPAEWESLCDGCGKCCLSKLEDEDTGEIYWTSVGCRLFDAQTCRCADYANRLARVPDCVGLTPQNVRTISWLPSTCAYRLVAEGRDLYWWHRLVSGSAETVHEAGISMRGRVKASETDLAEPEDYFDYMLDDEP; from the coding sequence ATGGAAACGCCGTTCTGGAAAACGAAGACGCTGGAGCAGATGAGCCCAGCCGAGTGGGAATCGCTGTGCGATGGCTGCGGCAAATGCTGCCTGTCGAAGCTCGAGGACGAGGACACCGGCGAGATTTACTGGACCAGTGTCGGCTGCCGACTGTTCGACGCGCAGACCTGCCGCTGCGCCGACTATGCCAACCGGCTGGCGCGCGTTCCCGATTGCGTCGGGCTGACGCCGCAGAATGTGCGCACCATCAGCTGGCTGCCAAGCACCTGCGCCTACCGGCTGGTGGCCGAGGGCCGCGACCTCTATTGGTGGCACCGGCTGGTGTCGGGCAGTGCCGAAACCGTGCACGAGGCCGGCATCTCGATGCGCGGCCGGGTCAAGGCCAGTGAGACCGATCTGGCCGAGCCTGAAGATTATTTTGACTATATGCTCGACGACGAGCCTTGA